A portion of the Bacteroides faecium genome contains these proteins:
- a CDS encoding DUF1573 domain-containing protein: protein MKKILFLMTLLVMGVSFAFAQTNADIKFDKTTHDFGKFSENSPVVSCTFTFTNIGDAPLVIHQAVASCGCTVPEYTKEPIMPGKKGTIKVTYNGTGKYPGHFKKSITLRTNAKTEMVRLYIEGDMEAKDAK from the coding sequence ATGAAAAAGATACTTTTTTTAATGACCTTATTAGTTATGGGTGTAAGTTTTGCATTTGCGCAAACAAATGCAGACATTAAGTTTGACAAGACAACTCACGATTTCGGCAAGTTTTCAGAAAACAGTCCGGTAGTTAGTTGTACGTTTACCTTCACTAATATAGGTGATGCTCCTTTGGTAATTCACCAGGCAGTAGCTTCTTGCGGATGTACAGTACCCGAATATACGAAAGAACCGATTATGCCGGGTAAAAAAGGCACAATCAAGGTGACTTACAACGGAACAGGTAAATATCCGGGACACTTTAAGAAGTCAATCACCCTGCGTACCAATGCCAAAACTGAGATGGTAAGACTGTATATCGAGGGTGATATGGAAGCAAAAGATGCAAAGTAG
- a CDS encoding DUF4923 family protein, translating to MKKSFLSIAFMAAFMLTATNSQAQSWSDLFNKDNISKVVNAITGTAETIDMTGTWNYQGSAVEFESDNLLMKAGGAAAATMAENKLNEQLSKIGIKDGQMSFTFNADSTFTSTVGKKKLNGTYSYNASTKQVDLKYLKLLNLHAKVNCSSNSLELLFNSDKLLKLMAFIGSKSNSTALKTVSSLADNYDGMMLGFQLTK from the coding sequence ATGAAAAAGAGTTTTTTATCAATTGCCTTTATGGCAGCATTTATGCTGACGGCTACTAACAGCCAAGCACAATCATGGTCGGACTTATTCAATAAGGACAACATTTCAAAAGTAGTAAACGCCATTACCGGAACTGCCGAAACTATCGACATGACCGGAACATGGAATTATCAAGGTTCTGCCGTCGAGTTCGAATCGGACAACCTGTTGATGAAAGCAGGCGGAGCTGCCGCAGCTACCATGGCGGAAAACAAACTGAACGAACAGTTGAGCAAAATCGGTATCAAAGACGGACAGATGAGCTTTACCTTCAATGCCGACAGCACTTTCACCAGTACAGTAGGAAAGAAAAAGCTGAATGGCACTTACTCCTACAATGCTTCCACCAAACAGGTAGACCTGAAATATCTGAAGCTACTGAATCTGCACGCAAAAGTGAATTGCAGTTCCAACTCACTGGAACTACTGTTCAACTCGGACAAGTTGCTGAAACTGATGGCTTTTATCGGTAGTAAGAGCAACAGCACCGCACTGAAAACAGTTAGTTCGCTGGCCGACAACTATGACGGAATGATGTTGGGATTCCAACTCACCAAATAG
- the yihA gene encoding ribosome biogenesis GTP-binding protein YihA/YsxC has translation MEISSAEFVISNTDVKKCPAGIFPEYAFIGRSNVGKSSLINMLTNRKGLAMTSATPGKTMLINHFLINKNWYIVDLPGYGYARRGQKGKDQIRTIIEDYILEREQMTNLFVLIDSRLEPQKIDLEFMEWLGENGIPFAIIFTKADKLKGGRLKMNINSYLRELRKQWEELPPYFISSSEDRTGRKEILDYIENINKSINQ, from the coding sequence ATGGAAATATCAAGTGCAGAATTTGTGATTAGTAACACGGACGTGAAGAAATGTCCGGCAGGTATTTTCCCCGAATATGCCTTTATCGGCCGTTCCAACGTGGGCAAGTCCAGCCTTATCAATATGCTGACCAACCGCAAAGGCTTGGCTATGACTTCCGCCACACCGGGAAAGACGATGCTTATCAATCACTTTCTGATTAATAAGAACTGGTATATTGTCGACCTTCCGGGATATGGCTATGCCCGACGCGGCCAGAAAGGCAAAGACCAGATACGTACCATCATCGAAGACTACATTCTGGAACGGGAGCAGATGACAAACCTGTTTGTCTTGATAGACAGCCGTCTCGAACCGCAAAAGATAGACCTGGAATTTATGGAATGGCTGGGCGAAAACGGTATTCCTTTCGCCATCATCTTCACCAAGGCGGACAAGCTCAAAGGCGGACGCCTGAAAATGAATATCAATTCATATCTGCGCGAATTAAGAAAGCAATGGGAAGAACTCCCGCCTTATTTTATTTCTTCTTCGGAAGACCGCACAGGACGTAAAGAAATACTTGACTACATAGAAAACATAAACAAGAGTATCAATCAATGA